ATTAAAGGCTGATTATATGAATGCTTATACACAATGTTAGCACATTTTATCTGTTTCTTAATATTATAGAGTATAAGGGTCATATTTCTCCTCTTGCAACATAATCTACTGGTGAGCATGTCTATGAAAAGAATTGAATATATAAATGCTTACACACAGAAGGCATGGATACATGTGTTTCATTCATGATTGCTACTCATTACTTCCTATTTTGAGCTGGAATGGGAGTCTTGATTGTGTTTGGTCAACGGATGCACTTACAGCTATTATAACTAAATGTAAAAATATCTGTAAATCAATATGTTTATGGCTTTCTTTTGTAATTATCGTATCTCTTTTCGTCTTTTACAGATTTTGATATATCAGAGGACCAGTACAAGCATCTATTGGCTATTGAACACTTAGCACCAAGATTAGCTGCTCTCAGATATGAGCTTTGTCCAGTCCATATGGGCGCTGGCTACTTTTGGATGGTCTACTTCGTTCTTCTGCACTCAAGGTTGAATAAACATGATCGTAACCTGCTGTCTTCGCCACAGGTCAGTTGTTATTAATGCATAAAGAGCATTAGTGTGCATTCAGGTATCAGTAGTTTGGTTCTGTCGACAAAATTGCAAGATGCTAGAATGATTACATAAGCACAAATCATTACTGGATTTGAATTGTCTTCAAAATTACTTGAGAATGAGCATGACATCATATCTTCACTGTCTTTATGGAAGTGATACAGAGAATGAGAATTTTGTGGTTCTATTGTTTTCTTGTCCtgtcaaaatttgaaagacTTCTTGCCTGCTTAATGTACTGCTGGTTCTCAGTTGAAGCAGATGGCTTGTTTGTCTCACATTTTCACTCTCTTTTGTATTCGTTTGTCCCATTAACTATGGAAGTTAAAGTTGGTTTTGTTGGTGAATAGTGTCGAGGTCTTATTGCAGATAAAGCCTAAAATGTTCTGTATAGTTGAATTGATTGAATGCAATTAGTTTGCCTTATTTGTAATATTCATTTGCAGCTTGTGCAAGCGAGGGCCATGTGGATGCACGAGCTACAAAAGCAAACTAAAGGTGACTCCTATTGGTCAGGAATAAGTAGTTTCCAATCCAAAAGTAGCACAGATTCACCCCGTGAAAATATTGTCTGCACTTATGATGACGTTCAGTATGGAAATGACGACTGGAGGTCGGCTTCTGAATCTTCAACGCATCAAATAACCGCTGAGCATGTGATTGAGAAGCGCGTACTTGACGAAATTGAGTTTGTTGACAAGTCTGTTATCAAGGAAGATCCACCACCCAAACTTCTGGATAAGGAGGTTGTTGTGGCTTCTTCCATTGGAATTCATGTGCAAGTTGTCATTGTTGATGGTGAGGAGGACGACGATGACTGGCTCAAGGATGACTCGGACTTAATTGGGTATACCAGCACCTCACTTACCTTGAATGAAGAAGATATATCATTTAGTGATCTGGAGGACGACGACTCCACTCTGCCCTATAAATACAAAACATCATCCATTGAAAGGAATAAAACAACCAAAACTCCATGAGTCGATCTGCCAGGGGAAGATTGTGCTAGAGATCAGGGGACATGAGTGGAATTCGTGCCAGTCTTTCTCAGTCCTTGCACGGATCACTCGTGTACTGGTTTCCCAAATTGAAGGAGTCACGAGTTAGTGCAAGATTTACTATTAAGACCATCCTCGAACCCCTAGCTGCTGAAGTTGGCTCGCTGCACTCAATGAGATCACAGCTGAGGTAAATATTTTGATGATCTCAGATTTACTATACTGTAAAGTTCACTACAAGCAGTGAGcagaaatgtttttttttccttgtttCTCTGTTATTTGATCTCTTGAAGAGCTGCATTTGGCTTTAGCCTTTCGAATTTGTTATTACACAACTATAGATTCAAATGTAAGATTTCAAACTACAGGTGTTTGGATGTAAAAATGAcaagaaaaaattaatttggtttGTTGTATTATTCAGAGCCACCATATATTAGATGAATTATCCAACTAGTTTTAGAAACAATGTCATTTTAGCTGAACATTTTTTTATATCGAAGCTTTGATAATGACCATAAATCCATTATGAATATCTTAATTATCCATGAAAATCAAGTAACAACCACTAATTGCATACTTTTCAAATGACATGTAAGAAGTCTTCACGTAACAAACTTGATCATATATATCCTACAAATATATTGAAACCTTTAAATTTTCACCTAAAATAGATTTTCTCTTTTATGGTATCTTCAAATTCATCCAAATTTTATATTAACCTCCTATCAATTACTATTTGAAACAAcgaaaaaaatatttgataattattttttctgtgTTCGCCTCGAGCATGAAGATGAATCAGCTACACATATTCACTTTATAATTATCCAATTATATAGCCACCACaaaaacagagaaccaaatcttaACAACCAAACATGTCATAATGAGAGAGACTAATATCctgttaggccatccacaataggaatagcccagccatagcccagccactgccacatcatcagcactaaaaatcctcctgccatatcataaatagctcagccatagcctagccacatcataaatagcccagccacatcaatagccacatcactaataacaattatataaaatgacataattaacaatcacacaatatacggaatttaatttacgagacatatacgggaaaagtttaataatactattaaaattttaaaaattacaataatttaaaaaaagtacattaattttaaaaaaaaatacattaataaaaaagagtgacaattcactcctcgtctccgtcgtcgtcgcctccgtcgctgtcgcctccGTCGAAaacccagtcgaaaaatcaaaactggggcgatagacatcccccgccgtcgccggggaccccccaggagtcccctgtgtagccggtacgacccccggagtcccctgtgtagccggtacgacccccggagtccactgtgtcgccgatgctcccccgggcatcatctgcatcccgggtacccacCCCGGTATCGGCGGAAACCCCCCCGGCTGACTCCCCCCATTGgggccccgggcatcatctgctgccacgggtacatgttgtagtacccgggcacctgaccccatccacttctcacagggatcgtcggagtttgtgacccgctactcccggaactaggctcgttgttgagatccatttcctgttgttgatcttgaacagaaattaagatagagagagtactcgttaaaacaagtggtgtgaatgaaaatgacgagcaaagcgcgtatatatagtgtttcggaaaaaaaaaattaattttcgcgctagtgcgctgggcgatccgggcgctgcaatagcgccgaacggaccgcccagcgccacgcgaccgcccagcgctgcgcggtttctctctccaatcgcccgctgggcggctgcaatagatcgcccagcgaaccgcccagcgccggcgctcggctgggcggtcgctgggcgcctattgtggatggccttaatatttcggtgaataaataaataaaattggtcACGTGATCCTGATCGCAGAAGCACGTGACATATGGAATCCAACCAACCATGACCATCATCAATCTGAATccctaaatttaaaattacgcccctttttttccatttattttcCCTCCCTTTTCTCCCTCACCACACTTTTGACTTCCACATATCTCTACGACTCTACCCTCCTCTCTCGCAGGTGCGTATGGTGATCGAAACCCATCCCCCATTTCTCTCGAATTAACGTATAGACATCAATTACGTGCGAATAGGGGGATATATACTATCAAGTTGCAATTTTTGGGGGGTTTCTGAGACTAGTTATCACCCCAATCAGAGTTTATCGAGTTTCGATTAAGAGGGTTCTTGGTGTATGCAATTGCTATCCTAATTTCTCGATTTAGGTTAAGAGTTTGGTTTCTTTCTTTTTGGACCCCGGGGTTTGAATTTCGTTGAGCTCTGGGGTTCGCTGCTCTCTTTCACATTCGTATttagtttgtttgttttaattcGTTGCAAGATCTATGGATAGTGAATTGGTGAAAAAGAATTTTGAAGCTGTTAGGATCCCTTGTTTCAATGGCTGAAATGGTTTCTGATTCAGCTGAGATGATGACAGTTGTGTCTAGGGATTTAAAGGTGTTTATGGAGTCTGATTCGGATGAGATTCCTAATAGTTTGAAGCAGTTGTCGAAGATTGCTCGCTCTGCAGAGTTTTCTGAGTCAGTAGC
This genomic interval from Salvia splendens isolate huo1 chromosome 13, SspV2, whole genome shotgun sequence contains the following:
- the LOC121762556 gene encoding uncharacterized protein LOC121762556 codes for the protein MAWLARSIADSLRLDGEEEGSAAAVDEAREPVDNSTAGHAVLREDQPRDSALSIEDRRSDSEGGVSDNHGADEDSDVDYDRRGVKEDLSELRESFTRQFWGVASFLAPPPPPPPPPPLIYRSSVQSKSDPADSVNADEDEEEEKEEEEGEMLEYDERESGELGESADFTPSKDDDADILEDAVGVTEEVLAFARNIAHHPETWLDFPIEEEEFDDFDISEDQYKHLLAIEHLAPRLAALRYELCPVHMGAGYFWMVYFVLLHSRLNKHDRNLLSSPQLVQARAMWMHELQKQTKGDSYWSGISSFQSKSSTDSPRENIVCTYDDVQYGNDDWRSASESSTHQITAEHVIEKRVLDEIEFVDKSVIKEDPPPKLLDKEVVVASSIGIHVQVVIVDGEEDDDDWLKDDSDLIGYTSTSLTLNEEDISFSDLEDDDSTLPYKYKTSSIERNKTTKTP